The DNA segment GTGGCTGCTCCAAAGGCGTATGGGCTAGGCAGACACATGGTGCTCCCAGTTTCCTTACACGGGCTGCCAAGAGGGACAGCGGTTGCAAGCTGCGTTTTCGGTGCTACAGATAGCTGGCACGCAGCTCTTGCGGCGGCTGCTTTGATTGGGTTTGTGGGACCTGTGTCAGCCATAGGGTCTATACTAGCCGGGATAGATTACAGTGGGCTTGATCATGTGATGATGGTGGCGTGCGGTGGATTACTGCCTAGCTTCTGGCAGGTGGTGAAGAGAGCGGTGAAGTTAGAGAGAAAGAAGGGGAGTGTGGGGATGGTGCTGGGAGTAGCGTGTGCGGTTGTGTGTCTGACTTTTACTAGACTGGTGTGCTTGCATACGCCTTATTGCAACTCTGCACCTGAGGCTGTTAGGTGAATGATTCTTGAAAGCAAGAGCCACCTCTTGTGaactctcttttttcttttctttttatgttgTAAGATATATCTTTTCTTTGTGAATAAACGAACTCATTAGTTTTATTTGGCAGAATGAACCATTAACATTTACGTTTTTGTGCAAGTAAACCATTGAATCTATAGATATTATGAGCAACATTTTATTTGTCAACTAACTGTTTTTCTTTGTTGGAAAGCTATCAACTAGTAAACTTTTAGGGTTTTTAGAATATGAAATGTagcattataataaatatatgaataaatacttaaaaatatatataaaaaaattaaaaatagtttcaaacataatttttaattttcaaaaaagaaattttggaaaaaatttaaacgaaaaTTTCGAATAAGtattccaacaaaaaaaaattataaatagaatttgaaaaatataattcgaaaacatatttattaattttttatttttttaataacaattaattatatatctagAGAACGAGTGTATAAGAGTTTTTATGCCACTTAGtaaagaatgtatttttgaaaatgtccattgatggtaaagatgaaaagtgatATTGATAAACACAAATTTTCCTAATTTTTATCAACTTTCAACATTTAAAAGATGGATTTAGATGCCATGTCTTTTAGATGACACTCCAATCGATGACAGTCAtatttggtactatatttttgtatgtaatatttgttttgatCAACAACAACTTTCATTAACCAACAAGGTAAACGAGATTACAACCACGAAAGATTTTAACCCACCATACAAACGATGAGATCTAATACCACCTAGAAACACTAAAAGAATATAATGTAAAATCGTTGTTTAACTAGAAATATCTGAatattactaaattatttgttttttctccTAGCATCGGGAATCCGGTAAATAGATAACTCAGAAGCATATGTTTCAAATCCTTTTGAAAGACATTGCCTTATAAAACTAAAGACCACACATTTTGGCAGCATTGTATAGAGACTAGtgatatatatgttttgattttGGTAAGGGGAAGCAAGAGGTGCAATCCAATGACTGGATTCGTCTATAGATACCATGATTTCAAGACTCACAACGATGTATCCATCATTCACAACTTCTTTACCCTTACTCAGTTTGCAGATCGCCACTTTTATcccacatattattttaaaatctataatgATCACCATATGTTCACTTTTAAATGTCTTGCCTGGTTTTGGACGTAGATGTTCATCTTATCATCACTTTTCAACCTCTGAATTGCTGATTCCAAAGTATCATAATGGTAAATTTCCTTCACCTTGTTaagttcttcttctttgacATTAAACTCTTCTGAGATTCTACAGTATAACCAATAATGATGACATGAAGCCACAAAATTGAGAAGTTAATTGATTATCACAGATtagaaaaacaaattatgtCCACAATTTAGAAACATGGTCAAGCTCCACATGGAATCAGACAATTTAGAACCTGATTGTTTTGTCTACATAATTAAAACGTGTGTTTCAcattttttatagtttatttttaagaacTAAAACCGAAACAGAGTAATACATCATCTAACATGTACTGCATTgtacaaattttgttttttgtaaaGAAATTATCATAAACAATAGGATTGGGCATAATATTCAAATCCAAATAACTTAATACCgaacctaaacccaaatatattAAATACTCGAATGGATCCTAAActttaatatctaaaatatcTACTTATTATCTATCCAAATATCAAAATCGAATCGGTTTTCCTGTTGATCTTaagtataattttataatattcaaatttatatattgtatattattttattttccaattTTGAGGATTTACGATATATTTGGATTTTTATATTTGCTACATAATTTAATGGATACAAATATAAGAATAAGATTTAAATCTCTAACTCCAAAATTCCAAAACTCGAATAAGTTTGAATCAAACTTGAACATGTacacaattaaaatatataagattatgtGTTTAATTTATTTCCTAATATATAGATTATGTGTTTAATTTACTTccagataataataataataaaatgtttatttggGTTAATGTATGAAACCGAgatgtttattatttaatttaatagtattatatatatattctgaattttacttttgtatataatttaaaattaaattaatatataatattatttactaATGGTGAcaaatttatttctattttaaaaaattgtatatcatattttttaaactgTATAGTAATTTATCAGATTACATTCTTTTAAAAACTtgtaaatgatatttttgtaaaagagatttaaatatttagttgaATAATTAAGTTGTTAGCTAACATATTAAGGTACATCGTTAATATAAATGtttgaatataataaatataatatggaAGATTAGGTCCAAATAGTTAAAGAACTTTTATTGAATTTATTTTCTTGGTAATGCTGataaagaaaaacaacaaaCAATGAAATCCAAATATTAGGATGAACCTAAAGAGGGATTAGTCTTCATAAATcttgcagcagcagcagcagcgtTGATTGGTTTTTTGGGATTGATTACAGTGGACTGGACCACGTGATGATGGTGCGCGTGCGGTGGATTACTGCCCAGCTTCTGGCAGGTGATAAAGAGAGCGGTGAAGTTAGAGAAAAAGAAAGGCAGTGTCGGGATGGTGCTGGGAGTAGCGTGTGCGGTTGTGTGTCTGACTTTCACTAGACTGGTTTGCTTGCACACGACTTGCTGCAATTCTGCAGCAGAAGCTGTTAGATGACTTGATTCTTGAAAGCAAGAGCCACCTCTTGTGAATAAGCTCATTAGTTTTAGCACTCGCAGGATGAACCATTTAATGTGTGTAATTAAAACCATTGGATCATGAAAAACCTTTTATTGAATTTATTTTCTTGGTAATGCTGataaagaaaaacaacaaaCAATGAAAATCCAAATATTAGGATGAACCTAAAGAGGGACTAGTCTTATTTATTCATTCATAAACACAACAAAACTCTAAAGGTCTTAAAGCTTTTGTAAGAAAAGGAAAGATCACTGAAGAAGAAGGGAAGCCTCTCTTTTGTCCCTATGAACAAGTGAAAACAAAGAGGAAGCGCTCACTCACAAAGATTCAAACATCCTTCACCTTCACATGAATCTCCGTCTTCGTCTTCTCCTCCTCAACCCCAACCTCACTCTTCCCCTCCACAGACTGCGATCCAGTCATCCTCGCCAACAAAACAAACGACATCCCTCCCACAACATTGTTCACACACCTCAACACAAACACACTCGTCTTAAACACCACAGGCGGCATCGCCCTCGCAAGCAAGAACTCAACTCCATTCAACGTCTGGTACCTCACATTAGCACTCACCCCCATATGCGTCGCCCAAGTCAGCGAGTTCAGCACCGTCGGCGGCGGCTTGTTCGGCGTTTCAAACCCCGGATCCATCTTCTTCCTCAACATAATCAACCCATTAGAGATAGCCGTTCCGACAAGACCCGCAGCTAACCCCACAGTCGCAAAGACCATTCCTTTATACACAAGGGTACCAAAACGGTTCATAACCGTGAACCCACCCTGTTCGAACATATGTCCCGAGGGGCAGTTTCTGAAGATTCCGGGTAACCTCTGGGAGACGCCTGCGGTGGCTGAAGTGGGAGCTAAGAGGTACATGAGCATGAAGTTGAGAATCGAACCCACGACGAGAGTTGAGAAGACGAAGTCGAGCTCGTTTAGTCCGAAGTTGGGACGCGACGCCATGTCGCCGAGGACGCAGGCGGTGACTCCGACGAGCTCTTCCATGAGGACTTTGAAAGGGAACTGAGGGTCTGCTGAGACTCGTGATCTCCATCCTTCGATGAACATCCCTATTGGTCcccatgaagaagaagatgatccttcttcttctcctccgtaACCGCCGTCTCCTCCACCACCTGAGGGTGGATTACCGAAGTTactaccaccaccaccgccgccTCCGGCGCATGGGATTGGGAGGTTTGGGGAAGAGAAGTTTGTGTGGAGTGAGCATACTGATCCACTTCGTGGAAACGAGAGGGTGATTCTTGGATCGCGGGAGAGGTTGATCGGTCTCGGCGGAGGTAGATTCGGATTCGATTTCGCTGACAGATGAAGACGCGCGATAGCAGCCATCTTCTCTCAAGGGAGGATCTTGAGATAATCTAATAGAAAATGGCTTTGTTCAATGATTGAAAGCACGGCGGACACTGTGTTTTGGGAACCTCACCTATATTTTAACAAAACCCTACTTCTTGTAATAAAAACTCAATCGGCTCATTTCCCACGTGCGAGTACTAAAAGCAGCTCCCCCACGTGTCATAAGGCTCAACTACTTCACCTACATACAAAACCATGTTGAGCTgacccaccaccaccactttCACCACCACcgttgttgaatttttttttatgggaTACACTATTTTGGACAAAAGAATCATACTTTCAGTCAGGCCTATGGGTTCGGCTTCTTCGGTTGGTTTGGAATTTGGTTAGTTAAGATCGGTCGAAATCTCAATCAAAATGAACCGaaaaattttggtttgattcgGTTTTCGGTTAGTTGGTTTCAAAATCTTTTACCTAAATTTTCGGTTACTTCGGTTAACATTTTAGTTTAAATTGAAAAAGAATTGAACAATTTcgattaatttcggtttggaattCTGTTAAACTTGAtattgtttggatttttttttttaaaaacataactaACGGATTACCAAACTGaactaaacaaaaaatcaatttttttttgttaccgaACCATAACCGAAAACCAAACTTTTCTGGGTCCCTTCGGTTCGGTTAAAAATCTCATTCCTTACTTTGTGTTTTTGAAGATGACAGATCATAGTCGGTGTATTGGGCTTTAAAAGCCCAAACAAAGCCCATTGGTTTTGTTAATTGAATCAGCATTTTCAAACTCTCAAATCATTTGGTGAAGTTTGGATCTTTGATacagagaagaggaagaagaagaagatgtcgtTGGTGTGGCTAGAAGCGGCTCTGCCTCTGGGAATCATCGGAGGGATGCTCTGCATCATGGGCAATTCTCAGTACTACATCCACAAAGCTTACCATGGCCGTGTATGCCTTTTCCCCTTCATTAGATCTCTCATAGGCTTTCACGATTTGATCCGTCTGGATCCAAAAGTATACAAATTTGATTAATTCAATCAATaaatgatttcaaattttgggATTGAGCAGCCAAAGCACATCGGGCACGATGAATGGGATGTTGCTATGGAGAGACGCGACAAGAAAGTCGTCGAGAAAGCCGCAGCTCCTTCCTCATGATCCTCCTCAGGTCTGTGTTGTTTCAGAAGCGGTTAGTGTGTCTGGTTTTATAGGCTCTCGAAAATGAAGATGCTTTAAAGCGCGTAAAGATATAGACTTTTGGTGGAGATAGCTACTGTTTAAGTCGTTATGCGCTATTGCTTAGCTCTTTGTCTGTTTAAAGGTTTAGGGAACTGGTTTTGTTGCTTGTCTGTGTGGAAAAGTCAAGTCCTTTAGGGGGAAAATGAATGTTATGCTGAGTTTTGTCTGCTTATCTCTTTGCCTCTTGAGTTTTGTGTGTCTGAGATTGGTTAATTGATGACTTTGCTGTTCTTATTTTCTCATATAGCTGTAGGGAAgagattttcttttgttatcgaTGTAACTCTGAGTGATATGTTGATGTGATGTAGGGGCTAAAGGATACTCCAGaagagacgaagaagaagccgaAGAATCTAGTTCTGTTGTTCCTGTTTTGATTCTGTTTTCAAAATTGAGACCTTAATGACATTTGGTTGATAACTTGTCTCTTTTTGTTTGTGATGCATGTTGTTAAGCTGCATGACATTTGGTTTACAACTACACTCTTGCTGTGTGAACGTATTATGAATAATCTCGAAAAATGGCTCACCTGAAAACTTGTCAGTGTGGATAGAATCCATCTCAAGTGTGTGTGTTTGCTGGTGGTTAGAATAATAGGGGGGCGATTGTGAAGATACTTGCGAGTCCAATGAAGCTTGTGATGATGAGTCTGTCTTTGCTACAACAGAAACACTTGAATCTCAATGACACACTATTATCTTTTGAAGAATGCTAAAACTCAAAAgttgaatataaaacaaatatatattatccaCATTATAATCAACTCCAAATTTGGGGGAAAGTATATCCAAAAAATCATACAAAGCCGCTTTTTTCTTCACTTATCCTCCTAAAGCTACACAGCACTAAGCATTGCATAGAGTATTAATACCACTCAGTGAGGAGGAGGAAGCAAAGGCATGCTAAAAATCTGTTAATCCTCTGTGACAAATCTAGCGTGTTCCATCCCAGGAGGTGATAAAGGAGGAACCGCTGATTCAGTTCCTAGAAGGTGCCTTGCAGAGATGCCCTGAGACTCCTTGTCCTTTGAAGTAAGGGACTCAGATTCTGTAGTTTTCGAAGAGTTGCTTTTGTGCATTGATGCTAAGAACTGTTTCTTTGAAAGATTTGTTGAAGCTGATGACACAACCGAGCTGAAAACACCAGACTCCTTCAATGCTTGTATAACAACCTGCATTTTACGACCAAAAGTAAATAACCTTTTACACTTGACACTCCAAAACTTTGTGTTTGGAAATTTCTGTAATGAGTTGATGAGAAGTTTCTTACCATTGGTGAATAAATTCGAGTCAGAATACCCTTCCTAAGGAGTTTCATCTTCACTTCTTTGTCGCCCCACACAACATGTTCACGGTACCTAAAACAGGATAGGTTACTATTGTATCAAGACTCCATGTTCAAAGAGTGTTAAAAACTTCTCATCACACAAGTGAACAAGAAAGAATGCAGTTATGCGGCTAAGGCTCTTACCAGCTAATCATTTCATCTTCAGTTGCTGTTGACGCAATTATAAATGCCTACAATTGTTCATCATCCAGACGACATCATAACAATAGTAAGTGGAACTGAGTCACATATAATTTTACGAAATGACTTAATTCATGAGAAAAGATGCTTACAGATCTATCAAAATCCAACATAAAGCATCTTTTCACGTCTTCTTTTGTAGGCTTGCAGCCACATCGATCACGCCTCGATGTTAAGTCAGAGAACTTGGCATATGTGTAGTGTAAGACAGCAGCCTCCTCCAATTTGATCTCACTGCCAATAAATAAACAGATTAATATTTACAAAACATGATTTGACTTCATAGCCGTAACTACACTCCACTATAAAACTCCCTTATGCTTAGTTACAAAACATTAGTCTTATCATGTTCCTTAACCTATAGAAAATTTACTTATGTATATATGATCAACGTACTTGGGGGTTTTCATGTAGTTATGCCATCTGTGTGCTCCATTTGGTCGGAGGTGATCTTGAACCCTAGCAACTGATTTGCCATTACCATAAGTCAAGAAGTAGTTTGGATTATTTCGTGTTGCTTCTTTGTACATTCCAAAGTATGTATCTTTTGGAAGATGGTCATAGTTCTTTTTAAACATTGACACCTGAATGcatcaaacaaaagaaaagaaagaaacgtTGAAAACCACAGCTCTTCAATTTAGTTAAGTATCTTAGGCTAAAATGGAGAAACAAGCTGAGTTATACCTCTGTGAAAGGATCCTTGATATCATCTCTTTCTACGCTGCTTtcctaaacaaaacaaaacccaaaacaCTTATTCAAATAAGGAACTCTTAACACTCACCAAAGTAAGCACCAAAGTAAGCAAGAAATGTTTTGACTCACATAATTTGGGAATATAACCATATCCACATTTGGAGGGACATCAAGAAGCAACCGTCTCAATGAGTACTCACGAGCACCTGCTGGGTATATCAGCTCATCTGTGTCAAGGTGAAGGATCCAATCCATGCCCGCATCCTGATATTTTAGCAAGTTTAGAACAACAAAAAGAGTGTCTAAATATAACATGAGACTCAACCAAAAAATGCTTACCCTTGCCATG comes from the Brassica rapa cultivar Chiifu-401-42 chromosome A01, CAAS_Brap_v3.01, whole genome shotgun sequence genome and includes:
- the LOC103848838 gene encoding NADH dehydrogenase [ubiquinone] 1 alpha subcomplex subunit 1 → MSLVWLEAALPLGIIGGMLCIMGNSQYYIHKAYHGRPKHIGHDEWDVAMERRDKKVVEKAAAPSS
- the LOC103848830 gene encoding protein RETICULATA-RELATED 3, chloroplastic; its protein translation is MAAIARLHLSAKSNPNLPPPRPINLSRDPRITLSFPRSGSVCSLHTNFSSPNLPIPCAGGGGGGGSNFGNPPSGGGGDGGYGGEEEGSSSSSWGPIGMFIEGWRSRVSADPQFPFKVLMEELVGVTACVLGDMASRPNFGLNELDFVFSTLVVGSILNFMLMYLLAPTSATAGVSQRLPGIFRNCPSGHMFEQGGFTVMNRFGTLVYKGMVFATVGLAAGLVGTAISNGLIMLRKKMDPGFETPNKPPPTVLNSLTWATHMGVSANVRYQTLNGVEFLLARAMPPVVFKTSVFVLRCVNNVVGGMSFVLLARMTGSQSVEGKSEVGVEEEKTKTEIHVKVKDV
- the LOC103848846 gene encoding glycosyltransferase-like KOBITO 1 gives rise to the protein MKSMHRAPLISSSSSSSSSSSNSFVSRLLLLLTLLPVSLACLAFILQWRGGGLADPASASVISSTSVPGGNSDLNHEVFPGMETVSSVSPKAHQSSSSDCSNLARSSSPSFPYYGDWKFGVDSNLKPKICITTSTSAGLDQILPWMFYHKVLGVSTFFLFVEGKAATPSISKVLESIPGVKVIYRTKDLEEKQAKSRIWNETWLSSFFYKPCNYELFVKQSLNMEMAIVMARDAGMDWILHLDTDELIYPAGAREYSLRRLLLDVPPNVDMVIFPNYESSVERDDIKDPFTEVSMFKKNYDHLPKDTYFGMYKEATRNNPNYFLTYGNGKSVARVQDHLRPNGAHRWHNYMKTPNEIKLEEAAVLHYTYAKFSDLTSRRDRCGCKPTKEDVKRCFMLDFDRSAFIIASTATEDEMISWYREHVVWGDKEVKMKLLRKGILTRIYSPMVVIQALKESGVFSSVVSSASTNLSKKQFLASMHKSNSSKTTESESLTSKDKESQGISARHLLGTESAVPPLSPPGMEHARFVTED